The following proteins are encoded in a genomic region of Prochlorothrix hollandica PCC 9006 = CALU 1027:
- the secF gene encoding protein translocase subunit SecF, whose product MKLNIIQQRKLWWSISGICILLSLIAMAVSWVSLGSPVRLGLDFVGGTRLQLERACDAGADCSQPLTTGAIRDVLATQNLSNSSVQVLGQEQQATSIRTITLTVEERTQLQDRLNQAFGPFDLQKTQIDTVGPVIGRRLLVSGVLSLLVSFLGIVAYLTLRFQLDYALLAILAVFHDALVTTGVFAFLGLVLGMEIDTLFLVALLTIIGFSVNDTVIIYDRIRETLQYNPDDSIQVVVYDAVNQTLGRSINTTLTTLFPLVSIFLWGGTTLKSFALALIVGFILGSYSSIFVASSLLSWWRERSEPPTPSTLADSDPAIAPGADPSPEALS is encoded by the coding sequence ATGAAACTTAACATCATCCAGCAGCGGAAATTATGGTGGTCAATCTCAGGCATTTGTATCTTGCTGAGCTTGATTGCCATGGCTGTGTCCTGGGTTAGCCTGGGTTCACCGGTGCGCCTTGGGTTGGACTTTGTGGGGGGAACCCGTCTCCAACTGGAACGGGCCTGTGATGCAGGAGCCGACTGTAGCCAGCCCCTCACGACTGGTGCTATTCGGGATGTTCTGGCAACCCAAAACCTCAGCAACAGCAGCGTCCAAGTCTTGGGGCAAGAACAGCAGGCCACCTCGATCCGCACCATCACCCTCACCGTGGAGGAGCGCACCCAACTCCAAGATCGCCTCAATCAAGCCTTTGGACCCTTTGACCTCCAAAAGACCCAAATCGATACGGTGGGTCCCGTCATTGGTCGGCGGTTGTTAGTTTCGGGGGTTCTGTCCCTGCTGGTGTCCTTCCTGGGCATTGTCGCCTATCTGACCCTACGCTTCCAGTTAGACTATGCCCTGCTAGCGATTTTGGCCGTGTTCCATGATGCTTTGGTCACCACCGGGGTCTTCGCGTTTTTGGGACTCGTCCTAGGCATGGAGATAGATACCCTGTTCCTGGTGGCCCTGCTGACCATTATTGGTTTCTCCGTCAATGACACGGTGATTATTTACGATCGCATCCGGGAGACCCTGCAATACAACCCCGATGACTCCATTCAGGTCGTGGTCTATGATGCCGTCAACCAAACCCTGGGCCGATCCATCAACACCACCCTCACCACTCTGTTCCCCCTGGTGTCCATCTTTCTCTGGGGGGGAACCACCCTCAAGTCCTTTGCCCTGGCCTTGATTGTCGGTTTTATCCTTGGCTCCTACTCCAGCATTTTCGTCGCCAGTTCCCTCCTCAGTTGGTGGCGCGAACGTTCCGAACCCCCCACCCCCTCCACCCTGGCCGACTCGGATCCAGCGATCGCCCCTGGAGCGGATCCGTCCCCAGAAGCCTTATCCTAG
- a CDS encoding alpha-ketoacid dehydrogenase subunit beta, producing MAETFLFNALREATDEEMGRDPRVLVLGEDVGHYGGSYKVTKDLCNKYGDLRLLDTPIAENSFTGMAVGAAMTGLRPIIEGMNMGFLLLAFNQIANNAGMLRYTSGGNYKIPLVIRGPGGVGRQLGAEHSQRLEAYFHAVPGLKIVACSTPYNAKGLLKAAIRDDNPVLFFEHVLLYNLKENLPDTEYVLPLDKAELVRSGNDVTILTYSRMRHHVLQALKPLLQEGYDPEVIDLISLKPFDYESIGDSIRKTHRVIIVEECMRTGGIGAELIAGITERFFDELDAAPVRLSSQDIPTPYNGTLENLTIVQPAQIVEAVQQMMAVAV from the coding sequence ATGGCCGAAACCTTCTTATTCAACGCCTTGCGAGAGGCCACCGACGAGGAAATGGGTCGCGACCCCAGAGTGCTGGTGTTAGGGGAAGACGTGGGCCATTACGGAGGCTCCTATAAAGTAACCAAAGATCTCTGCAATAAATATGGCGATCTGCGGCTGTTGGACACCCCCATTGCCGAGAATAGTTTTACAGGCATGGCCGTGGGCGCTGCCATGACGGGCCTGCGTCCCATCATCGAAGGCATGAACATGGGCTTTCTGCTCCTGGCCTTTAACCAAATTGCCAACAACGCCGGAATGCTGCGCTACACCTCCGGCGGCAACTACAAAATCCCCCTCGTCATCCGAGGACCCGGCGGCGTGGGTCGCCAGTTGGGGGCCGAGCATTCCCAGCGCCTCGAAGCCTATTTCCATGCAGTGCCCGGTCTCAAAATCGTGGCCTGTTCCACCCCCTACAACGCCAAGGGACTCCTCAAAGCCGCCATTCGCGACGATAATCCCGTTCTCTTCTTTGAGCATGTGCTGCTCTATAACCTCAAGGAGAACCTGCCGGACACGGAATATGTGCTGCCCCTGGATAAGGCGGAATTAGTGCGATCGGGCAACGATGTCACCATCCTCACCTACTCCCGGATGCGCCACCATGTGCTGCAAGCCCTCAAGCCCTTGCTCCAAGAGGGCTATGACCCCGAAGTGATCGACCTGATCTCCCTCAAGCCCTTTGACTACGAGTCCATTGGCGACTCCATCCGCAAGACCCATCGGGTGATCATTGTGGAAGAGTGCATGAGAACCGGGGGCATTGGGGCCGAGTTGATTGCGGGCATTACGGAGCGGTTCTTTGATGAACTGGATGCTGCCCCCGTGCGCCTGTCCTCCCAGGATATCCCCACCCCCTACAACGGCACCCTGGAAAACCTAACCATTGTCCAGCCTGCCCAGATTGTGGAAGCCGTGCAGCAAATGATGGCGGTGGCGGTCTAA
- a CDS encoding phosphoketolase family protein, with the protein MNPTPAPFCDGILHFGENLPSFAAHGHTAAIAAGTTALADVSDPAAVFQTLLAADALRYLTLQVTASKESGHPGGFASCTEVIASLVMLGHKNLITEVGHHAPGFYSNVFLDGSLAAMGIETVAQLCDRFRETHGLLGHLSGYIPGLLNPAGPLGQGQHFAMAGAWLHPDKLFPVTIGDGGLGEPYIMSSMGHFHTAYPGVTNFLPILVWNGYSQEHHSMVSTQSNAAMTAYWQGNGFKQVILVDAKDFDDQGQEGSFVDSTAFGWDQRLAFTQAVLAAVDQAARSALGGTLTALIIKQLKGSGVHKRGAQSHNLYPGDSVDRDYIVAALQGRALSPEAWALVRTNYERAGGGPAAQTVVTEFERPLPSLGTLPLVDFPLGEKQVATTAMGAIVGHVGHQDPQFMVTNADGNAASGINNINQALKIVHPTPDPIYFQEPGGQVYEPLSEDACAGMAAALSLFGSRTLWCSYESFAINGLPIWQTVCQAMAELRRPTPATVCLFTAGALEQGRNGWTHQRPEVENYFAAMMRNGNTFCLFPPDANSIQVAYGWALTQKNKGITITASKSPLPIRLTLAQSQTAIDDGAIVLQELPGTKTVVLPVLGDMMLLPVYEAATQLHSEGIGSRLVSVVNPRRLYRPSDVAWDTCSEADGGFLDDAAFTALFGGDALVAITGGAGAMLEPVLLRSTAPRDLLAWKRGETTASAGQLMAFNGLTATAIVDRAKALLG; encoded by the coding sequence ATGAACCCCACTCCCGCCCCCTTTTGTGACGGTATTCTCCACTTTGGCGAGAACCTCCCCAGCTTTGCTGCCCATGGCCACACTGCTGCCATTGCTGCGGGGACCACGGCCCTAGCCGATGTGTCTGATCCAGCGGCGGTGTTCCAGACCCTATTGGCCGCCGATGCCCTGCGCTATCTGACCCTCCAGGTCACCGCCAGTAAAGAGTCGGGCCACCCCGGCGGCTTTGCCAGTTGCACCGAGGTCATCGCCAGCTTGGTGATGTTGGGTCACAAAAACCTGATCACGGAAGTGGGGCACCATGCACCGGGCTTTTACAGCAATGTCTTTCTGGATGGCTCCCTGGCTGCCATGGGCATTGAGACAGTGGCCCAGTTGTGCGATCGCTTCCGGGAAACCCATGGCTTGCTGGGTCACCTGTCCGGCTATATCCCCGGACTCCTCAATCCCGCCGGTCCCCTGGGTCAGGGGCAACACTTCGCCATGGCCGGAGCCTGGTTGCACCCCGACAAGCTGTTCCCCGTCACCATCGGCGATGGGGGCTTGGGGGAACCCTACATCATGAGCAGCATGGGCCACTTCCACACCGCCTACCCGGGGGTCACCAACTTCTTGCCGATCCTGGTGTGGAACGGCTATTCCCAGGAACACCACAGCATGGTGTCCACCCAGAGCAACGCCGCCATGACCGCCTACTGGCAGGGCAACGGCTTTAAGCAGGTGATTTTGGTGGATGCCAAGGATTTTGATGATCAGGGCCAGGAGGGCAGTTTTGTGGATAGCACGGCCTTCGGCTGGGATCAGCGCCTTGCCTTTACCCAAGCAGTGTTGGCGGCGGTGGATCAAGCGGCCCGATCGGCCCTGGGGGGAACCTTGACGGCGTTGATCATCAAGCAATTGAAAGGGTCCGGGGTGCACAAGCGGGGTGCCCAATCCCACAACCTTTATCCCGGTGATAGCGTCGATCGGGACTACATCGTCGCCGCCCTCCAAGGCCGTGCCCTCTCCCCCGAAGCCTGGGCCTTGGTGCGCACCAACTATGAACGGGCCGGGGGCGGACCCGCTGCCCAAACGGTGGTGACGGAATTTGAGCGCCCCTTACCCTCCTTGGGCACCTTGCCCCTGGTGGACTTTCCCCTGGGGGAGAAGCAGGTGGCCACCACGGCCATGGGGGCGATCGTGGGCCATGTGGGGCACCAGGATCCCCAATTCATGGTCACCAATGCCGATGGCAACGCCGCCTCCGGCATCAACAACATTAACCAAGCCCTCAAAATCGTCCACCCCACCCCGGATCCCATCTATTTCCAGGAACCCGGTGGCCAGGTCTATGAACCCCTGAGCGAAGATGCCTGCGCCGGGATGGCAGCGGCCCTTTCCCTCTTTGGCTCCCGTACCCTGTGGTGTTCCTACGAGTCCTTTGCCATCAACGGTCTACCCATCTGGCAAACGGTGTGCCAAGCCATGGCCGAACTGCGCCGCCCCACCCCCGCCACGGTCTGCCTCTTTACGGCGGGTGCCCTGGAACAGGGCCGCAATGGCTGGACTCACCAGCGCCCGGAAGTGGAAAACTATTTCGCCGCCATGATGCGCAATGGCAACACCTTCTGTCTGTTTCCCCCCGATGCCAACAGCATCCAGGTGGCCTATGGCTGGGCCTTAACCCAGAAAAATAAAGGCATCACCATCACCGCCAGCAAGTCCCCCTTGCCCATTCGCCTGACCCTGGCCCAAAGCCAAACAGCGATCGACGACGGAGCTATTGTGCTCCAGGAACTGCCGGGAACCAAAACCGTGGTCTTGCCGGTGCTGGGGGACATGATGCTGCTGCCGGTGTATGAAGCCGCCACCCAGCTCCACAGCGAGGGCATCGGTAGCCGCCTTGTCTCGGTGGTCAATCCCCGCCGCCTCTATCGCCCTTCTGATGTGGCCTGGGACACCTGCTCCGAAGCTGATGGCGGTTTCCTGGATGATGCTGCCTTTACCGCCCTGTTTGGGGGGGATGCCCTGGTGGCTATTACGGGGGGAGCCGGTGCCATGCTGGAACCGGTGTTACTGCGCAGTACAGCCCCTCGCGATCTGTTGGCCTGGAAACGGGGCGAAACCACGGCCTCGGCGGGCCAGCTTATGGCCTTTAATGGCTTGACGGCAACGGCGATCGTCGATCGGGCCAAAGCACTCCTGGGTTAG
- the secD gene encoding protein translocase subunit SecD, which translates to MGKQRGLLLLIAVLVIGSIYLLIQYPLQLGLDLRGGSQLTILVKPTEDIPEVTDRDLEAVIRVVENRVNGLGVSEPIVQSSGQDQILVQLPGVSDPQQAERVLGGTAQLAFREQLPGTEGQLPIERQILAEHLLNRQTLLAEKDEAALADNQTKIDQSQQAIADLFKPAELTGTYLKDAGPQPTQSGSWEIYLRFDVAGGDLFAELSKNLAGTGRSIGIFLDDSLISSPVVGVEFAQAGITGGAAVITGNFDADSANDLGIQLRGGSLPLPVEVVENRTVGASLGQESIRQSIYAGIGGLVMVLIFMVAYYRLPGAIANVSLVVYTLLSLAAFDLLGVTLTLPGIAGFILSIGMAVDANVLIFERTREELHAGKSLYRSVESGFYRAFSSILDSNVTTIIACAALFWLGSGLVKGFALTLAIGVLISMFTAITCSRTLLFTVLTIPNLRKPELFAPRSVRS; encoded by the coding sequence ATGGGTAAACAGCGTGGACTCCTCCTCCTCATTGCCGTGTTGGTGATTGGATCCATCTATCTTTTGATCCAATATCCCCTCCAACTGGGTCTCGACCTCCGGGGCGGATCCCAACTCACAATTCTGGTTAAGCCCACCGAGGACATTCCAGAGGTGACCGATCGGGATCTGGAAGCCGTGATCCGGGTCGTGGAAAACCGGGTCAATGGCTTGGGGGTTTCGGAGCCGATCGTCCAGTCCTCCGGCCAAGACCAAATTTTGGTGCAACTGCCCGGTGTCAGCGATCCCCAACAGGCGGAGCGGGTGCTGGGGGGGACGGCGCAGCTTGCCTTCCGGGAGCAACTACCCGGAACCGAAGGACAACTGCCCATTGAACGCCAGATCTTGGCAGAGCATCTGCTCAACCGCCAAACCCTTTTGGCCGAGAAGGACGAAGCTGCCCTGGCTGACAACCAGACCAAGATCGACCAAAGTCAACAGGCCATTGCCGATCTGTTTAAGCCCGCTGAACTGACGGGCACCTACCTCAAGGATGCGGGACCCCAACCCACCCAGTCCGGCAGTTGGGAAATTTATCTGCGGTTTGATGTGGCGGGGGGCGATCTCTTTGCTGAGTTGAGTAAAAACCTGGCGGGTACCGGACGCTCCATTGGGATTTTTCTGGACGACTCCCTGATCAGCAGTCCAGTGGTGGGGGTGGAGTTTGCCCAGGCCGGCATCACCGGGGGCGCAGCGGTGATCACCGGTAACTTTGATGCCGACTCCGCCAACGACCTGGGGATTCAACTGCGGGGCGGATCCTTGCCCTTGCCCGTGGAGGTGGTGGAAAACCGCACCGTGGGGGCCAGCCTCGGCCAGGAGAGCATTCGCCAGAGCATCTATGCGGGCATTGGGGGGCTGGTGATGGTGCTGATTTTCATGGTGGCCTATTACCGCTTGCCGGGGGCGATCGCCAATGTGTCCCTGGTGGTCTATACCCTGCTGAGCCTCGCTGCCTTTGATCTGTTGGGGGTCACCTTAACCCTGCCGGGAATTGCCGGGTTCATCCTCAGCATTGGCATGGCCGTGGATGCCAATGTGCTGATCTTTGAGCGCACCCGGGAGGAGTTGCACGCGGGTAAGTCCCTGTATCGATCGGTGGAATCCGGCTTTTACCGAGCTTTTAGCAGTATTTTAGACAGTAACGTTACCACTATCATTGCCTGTGCCGCCCTGTTTTGGTTGGGTAGTGGCTTGGTCAAGGGCTTTGCCTTAACCCTGGCGATCGGTGTTTTGATCAGTATGTTCACCGCCATCACCTGTAGCCGCACCCTGCTGTTCACCGTCCTGACCATCCCCAATCTGCGCAAGCCGGAACTGTTTGCGCCCCGATCGGTGCGTTCCTAA
- a CDS encoding phosphoadenylyl-sulfate reductase has translation MVGLEARNLPPQHASEQQDLPLLERSPLDLPPLNLDSINEHLSQHNAQGIVQWAAATFGEGLVLSTSFGIQAAVMLHLVSSVVPKTPIIWVDTGYLPPETYRFAEELTQRLRLNLKVYQSPLSPARMEALEGRLWEQDTVEAFNRYDQVRKVEPMQRALKELGATAWLAGLRSNQTSYRQGLRWVDRHNHLYKVHPILAWSAKDIYLYLSKYDLPYHPFFDQGYTSVGDWHSSRPMTSGDTHERDTRFKGLKQECGLHLPQTEGESQSLDSSSL, from the coding sequence ATGGTGGGGTTAGAGGCGCGGAATCTACCGCCACAGCACGCATCCGAACAACAGGACCTGCCGCTCTTGGAGCGATCGCCCCTGGACTTACCCCCCCTCAATCTCGACAGCATCAACGAACACCTCAGCCAACACAACGCCCAGGGCATTGTGCAATGGGCCGCTGCCACCTTTGGGGAAGGGCTGGTGTTGAGTACCAGTTTCGGCATCCAGGCGGCAGTCATGCTGCATCTGGTGTCTTCCGTCGTGCCCAAAACCCCGATCATTTGGGTGGATACCGGCTATTTACCCCCAGAAACCTACCGCTTTGCCGAAGAACTGACCCAGCGCCTGCGCCTCAACCTCAAGGTCTACCAGTCTCCCCTCAGTCCGGCTCGCATGGAAGCCCTGGAGGGACGACTGTGGGAACAGGACACCGTGGAAGCCTTCAACCGCTATGACCAGGTTCGCAAAGTGGAGCCGATGCAGCGGGCCTTGAAGGAGTTGGGGGCGACGGCATGGCTAGCGGGCCTGCGCAGCAATCAAACCAGCTATCGCCAAGGTCTGCGCTGGGTCGATCGCCACAATCATCTGTACAAGGTTCATCCCATCTTGGCCTGGAGCGCCAAGGATATTTATCTCTATCTCAGCAAATACGATTTGCCCTACCATCCCTTTTTCGATCAAGGCTATACCTCTGTGGGGGATTGGCATTCCAGCCGCCCCATGACCAGTGGCGATACCCACGAGCGGGATACTCGTTTTAAGGGGCTTAAACAGGAGTGTGGCCTCCATTTGCCCCAAACCGAAGGGGAGTCCCAAAGCTTAGATTCCAGCAGCTTGTAA
- a CDS encoding FHA domain-containing protein, which translates to MAESPVSILVVEDAQGVRSYKLDKAIYVIGRSPMANIMIQGRTCSRKHSTLIQSKAVFSDGGASHLSYKLFDGDVQTKTPSANGTLVNGSPIESQVPKHQDMIYFGADARATFLQVSRDLIPDDARSLQTLVIELERKLGHQYSNMCYVEPSGEVVVTRSRS; encoded by the coding sequence ATGGCAGAGTCGCCAGTCAGCATATTAGTGGTAGAAGATGCCCAAGGGGTGCGATCGTACAAGCTAGACAAGGCCATTTATGTCATTGGCCGATCGCCGATGGCAAACATTATGATTCAGGGTCGCACCTGTTCCCGAAAACACTCCACCCTGATCCAGTCTAAGGCCGTTTTCAGCGATGGCGGAGCATCTCACCTTTCCTACAAACTATTCGATGGGGACGTGCAAACCAAAACCCCCAGCGCCAATGGGACCCTGGTTAATGGTTCCCCCATTGAGTCCCAGGTGCCGAAACACCAGGATATGATTTATTTCGGGGCTGATGCGAGGGCTACGTTTTTACAGGTGTCTCGGGACTTGATTCCTGATGATGCCCGATCGCTACAAACCCTGGTGATCGAACTAGAACGAAAGCTCGGCCATCAGTATTCTAATATGTGCTACGTCGAACCCAGTGGTGAGGTGGTGGTGACCAGATCGCGATCGTAG
- a CDS encoding glycosyltransferase family 2 protein: MSQLPAAVADFQDRGSPVTFTVLITTYNRQQLLGRAVDSALAQTYPCQVVVVDDASTDGTEAYMTQRVADLQAQGHQRLVYHRHGVNQGHARSVNGGVALAQGSWIKFLDDDDYLADTCIETLTQAIAQHPTAVICSVVAAQVNLQGQELSRTSHPGRVPRFYIPQGDIHYGMLLEQIPFGTPAQVAVERQAFQKTQGWKPALDTNFDDIDSWVAVAQFGDAVFIQDCLAYRTVWPGGLNQTFSFQTRFQTHLAIKETIYGLVSDRHQPPIPPFRVIRQYLQLHWAIAALQAKQWSSAWALARPALGSWAAWRLLIRIRRQRGQHPRATPTPQTSPRETGFHIQKSPFKRGGSPHIGVE, translated from the coding sequence ATGTCCCAGCTACCCGCTGCCGTCGCAGATTTCCAGGATCGGGGTTCCCCGGTTACCTTTACCGTCTTGATCACCACCTACAACCGCCAGCAGTTACTGGGTCGGGCGGTGGATTCTGCCCTGGCCCAAACCTATCCCTGCCAAGTGGTGGTGGTGGATGATGCCTCCACCGATGGCACAGAAGCCTACATGACCCAGCGGGTGGCAGACCTCCAGGCCCAAGGCCACCAACGCCTGGTCTACCATCGCCATGGAGTCAACCAAGGTCATGCCCGCAGCGTCAATGGGGGGGTGGCTCTGGCCCAGGGGAGTTGGATTAAGTTTTTAGATGATGATGATTATTTAGCGGACACCTGCATCGAAACCCTGACCCAAGCCATTGCCCAGCATCCCACAGCGGTCATTTGCTCAGTGGTGGCCGCCCAGGTGAACCTCCAGGGCCAAGAACTCAGCCGCACCAGCCACCCCGGCAGGGTTCCCCGCTTTTATATTCCCCAAGGGGATATTCACTATGGCATGTTGCTGGAGCAAATCCCCTTTGGTACACCGGCCCAGGTGGCGGTGGAGCGTCAGGCTTTCCAGAAAACCCAGGGTTGGAAACCCGCGTTAGACACTAATTTTGATGATATTGATTCCTGGGTGGCGGTGGCCCAGTTTGGGGATGCGGTGTTCATCCAAGATTGTTTAGCCTATCGCACGGTTTGGCCTGGGGGATTGAATCAGACGTTTTCGTTTCAAACCCGCTTTCAAACCCATTTGGCCATTAAAGAAACCATTTATGGGTTAGTGAGCGATCGTCATCAGCCCCCGATCCCACCCTTCAGGGTGATTCGCCAGTATCTACAGTTGCACTGGGCGATCGCCGCCCTCCAAGCAAAACAGTGGTCCTCGGCTTGGGCCTTAGCCCGCCCTGCCCTGGGATCCTGGGCCGCTTGGCGATTGTTGATTCGGATCCGCCGACAACGGGGGCAACACCCCAGGGCCACCCCCACCCCTCAGACCAGTCCCAGGGAAACCGGCTTCCACATCCAAAAATCCCCTTTTAAACGGGGTGGCTCTCCTCATATTGGGGTGGAATAG
- a CDS encoding ribose-phosphate pyrophosphokinase has protein sequence MIRSATLPFPPTLPSVADHQRLRLFAGSAHVPLAEEVCRYLGLDLGPMVRKQFADGELYVQIQESIRGCDVYLIQPTCYPVNDHLMELMLMIDACRRASARQITAVLPYYGYARADRKTAGRESITAKLVANLITKSGADRVLAMDLHSAQIQGYFDIPVDHVYASPVLLDYLRTKDLSDLVVVSPDVGGVARARAFAKKLDDAPLAIIDKRRQAHNVAEVLNIIGDVKGKTAVLVDDMIDTAGTICEGGRLLRQEGASRVYACATHAVFSPPAVERLSQGVFEEVIVTNTIPIAPEGQFEQLVVLSAANLIGEAIWRIHEESSVSIMFR, from the coding sequence GTGATTCGTTCTGCAACCTTACCATTTCCACCCACCTTGCCATCTGTTGCTGACCATCAGCGCTTGCGTCTTTTTGCCGGGTCAGCCCATGTGCCCCTGGCGGAGGAAGTTTGTCGCTACCTGGGGCTAGACCTAGGGCCAATGGTCCGCAAACAGTTTGCCGATGGGGAACTCTATGTCCAGATCCAAGAGTCCATCCGAGGCTGTGATGTCTACCTGATCCAGCCCACCTGCTACCCGGTCAACGATCACCTGATGGAACTGATGTTGATGATAGATGCCTGCCGTCGGGCTTCTGCACGTCAAATCACCGCAGTTCTGCCCTATTACGGCTATGCCAGGGCCGATCGCAAAACCGCAGGCCGGGAGTCGATCACCGCCAAGTTAGTGGCCAATTTGATCACCAAGTCGGGGGCCGATCGCGTGTTAGCCATGGATCTCCACTCTGCCCAGATCCAGGGCTACTTTGATATCCCCGTAGACCATGTTTATGCTTCCCCCGTGCTGTTGGACTATCTCCGCACGAAAGACCTATCGGATCTGGTGGTGGTCTCCCCGGATGTGGGGGGGGTTGCTCGGGCAAGAGCGTTTGCTAAAAAGCTGGATGATGCGCCCTTAGCCATTATCGATAAACGCCGCCAAGCCCATAATGTGGCCGAGGTGTTGAACATCATCGGCGATGTCAAGGGGAAAACGGCGGTGTTGGTGGATGACATGATCGATACCGCAGGCACCATCTGTGAAGGGGGTCGTCTGCTGCGGCAGGAGGGGGCAAGCCGGGTGTATGCCTGTGCAACCCATGCGGTGTTTTCGCCCCCAGCGGTGGAACGGTTATCCCAGGGGGTGTTTGAGGAGGTGATTGTCACCAATACCATCCCCATTGCCCCGGAGGGTCAGTTTGAGCAACTGGTGGTGCTTTCGGCAGCTAATCTCATCGGCGAGGCCATCTGGCGCATCCATGAGGAAAGTTCTGTGAGTATTATGTTCCGCTAG
- a CDS encoding PAP/fibrillin family protein, producing the protein MPTLSLSWLPKWLRFGDRKAEIIANRNQSKQALLDRIAIFRSKYPKPNNAPLTHLDLGEDNRAALEALTQNLEALTPYPAPLRQGTQLLDGTWVLLYSDAQEIARLANLPLGLRTGQICQVIDVANFSFENKADVNHRWGLLSGYVRVTAVFEPTPNQGRKVRERRIDVDFKTRFFAIQKLLGLPTPFFDPIRTVEIENPPEVVPSLEISYLDETLRIGRGGEGSLFILLKEEALDTLSTVDTTALVAREAKALAPAPEETTIAPEPLPTDGDETPSAIPTAIAEASLDEPSEPSEPSEPSELSEPSEPDAAQDIAEATDGSEAESGDSDKA; encoded by the coding sequence ATGCCCACATTAAGCCTGTCCTGGCTCCCCAAATGGTTGAGATTTGGCGATCGTAAAGCTGAAATCATTGCCAACCGGAATCAGTCTAAACAAGCTCTCCTCGATCGCATTGCCATTTTCCGCAGCAAGTATCCCAAACCCAACAACGCCCCCCTCACCCATTTAGATCTGGGGGAAGACAACCGCGCCGCCCTGGAAGCCCTGACCCAAAACCTGGAAGCCCTCACCCCCTACCCCGCTCCCCTGCGCCAGGGGACTCAACTATTGGATGGCACCTGGGTCTTGCTGTATTCCGATGCCCAGGAAATTGCTCGCCTCGCCAACTTGCCCCTGGGACTGCGCACGGGCCAAATTTGCCAAGTCATTGATGTGGCGAATTTTTCCTTTGAGAACAAAGCCGATGTTAACCATCGCTGGGGACTGCTGTCGGGCTATGTACGGGTTACCGCCGTGTTTGAACCCACCCCCAACCAGGGTCGCAAGGTGCGGGAGCGCCGCATTGATGTGGATTTTAAAACTCGCTTTTTTGCCATCCAGAAACTGCTGGGACTGCCCACCCCCTTCTTTGATCCCATTCGCACCGTAGAGATCGAAAATCCCCCGGAGGTGGTGCCCAGTTTAGAAATTTCCTACCTGGACGAAACCCTCCGCATTGGCCGAGGTGGGGAGGGCAGTCTCTTTATTTTGCTGAAGGAAGAAGCCCTGGATACCTTGTCCACCGTTGACACCACAGCCCTGGTAGCCCGTGAAGCCAAAGCCTTGGCCCCAGCCCCAGAGGAGACCACGATCGCCCCTGAACCCCTGCCGACAGATGGAGACGAGACTCCCTCGGCGATACCAACCGCGATCGCAGAAGCGAGCTTAGATGAGCCTAGTGAGCCTAGTGAGCCTAGTGAGCCTAGTGAGCTTAGTGAGCCTAGTGAGCCTGACGCAGCCCAGGATATAGCCGAGGCCACCGATGGTTCTGAAGCTGAATCGGGGGACAGTGACAAAGCCTAA